CCTGCCAGACCGAGTCGTCATCGGCGAAATCGGCCAGGGTCTGGCAGTCGATGGTGTGGACCGTCAGCCCCTTGTCCGGCTCAAGGATGCCGACGATGCGGTCGCCCGGCACCGGCGAGCAACACTGGCCGAAATGGATGCTGACGCCGGGCGTCAGCCCGCCGCCGCGCACGAACAGACGCGGCGATTCCTCGCCGATGCGCTTGCGCTCCGGCCCCGCCTTCAGCTGACCCTTCAGCGCCGGGAACAGGGTCTCGGCCACGCGCGTCGCGGCCAGTCGGCCGCGACCGATGGCGTCGAACATGTCCTCTTCGGACGGCATGGCGAAGGTCTTCAGCACCTCCGTCAGCTTGACCTCGGCCAGCGACTTGCCCGCCCGCTCCAGCGTCTGCTCCAGCGTCGTCTTGCCCAGACGCACGAACTCTTCACGCTCGGAAGTGCGGATGTGGCGGCGAATGGCCGAGCGGGCCCGGCCCGTGACCGTCAGACTGCGCCAGTCGGTGGGGACTTCCCGCTTGGTCCCGCGAATGATCTCGACCACGTCGCCGTTCTGAAGCGCGGTGCGCATAGGCTTCAACTCGCCGTTGATCTTCACACCGACGGCGGTGTCGCCGACTTCGGTGTGGACAGCATAGGCGAAGTCCAGCGGCATCCCGCCGCGCGGCAGAGTGATCAGCGTGCCCTTGGGCGTAAAGACGAAGACCTGATCCAGGTACATTTCGAGCTTGGCGTGCTCGACCCAGTCTTCGCCCCCCTCTCCGTGTTCGATGACCTGAACAAGATGGCGCAGGTTCAGCAGGGGGTCGCGGCCGCCGTCAGCCTCCATCGCCTCGCGGTCGAAGCCATAGGACGAGTTCTTGTAGCGCCAGTGCGCCGCCACCCCGTCCTCGGCCACCCGGTCCATCGCCTCGGTGCGGATCTGCATCTCGATGCGCAGGCCGCCGGGCCCGACCACCGTGGTGTGCAGCGAGCGGTAGTTGTTCGACTTGGGCGTCGAGATGAAGTCCTTGAACCGCTCCGGCACCATCGGCCAGGCGCGGTGGATGACGCCCAGGGCGCGGTAACAGTCGTCCTCGCTCTCCACGATGACGCGGAAGCCGTAGATGTCCGACAGGGACGAAAAGCCGACCGTCTTGCGCTGCAGCTTGCGCCAGATGGAATAGGGCGTCTTTTCCCGTCCCTTGACCCGCGCCTGCACGCCAGCTTCGGCCAGAACGCGCTCGATCTCGGGCGAGACGGCCTCGATGGCGCTGCCGTTCTCAAGCTTCAGGGCCTCCAGACGACGCTGGATGGCGACGCGGGCCGTGGCGTTCAGATGCTCGAACGCCAGTTCCTCCAGCTCGGCGGCGATGGAGTGGATGCCGATAGAACGGCCCAAAGGCGCATAGACTTCCAGCGTTTCGCGGCTGATGCGCTCGCGCTTCTCCGGCTTCACGAAGTGAAGGGTGCGCATGTTGTGCAGACGGTCGGCCAACTTGACCAGCAGCACCCGCACGTCCTTGGAGATGGCCAGGATGAATTTGCGCAGGTTCTCGGCCTGGCGCGTGTGTTCGGCCTGAAGCTCCAGCCGCGACAGCTTGGTCACGCCCTCGACCAGGACGGCGATCTCCTCGCCGAACATGGCGGCGATGTCGTCGCGGGTGGCGGAAGTGTCCTCGACCACGTCATGCAGCAGGGCGGTGACGATGGTCGCCGTGTCCAGCCGATAGTCGGTCAGGATGCCCGCGACCTGGATCGGATGGGCGAAATAGGGATCGCCCGAGGCCCGCAGCTGCGAGCCGTGCATCTTCATCGCATAGACATAGGCGCGGTTCAGCAGCGCCTCGTCGGCGGTCGGGTCATAGGCCTTGACCGCCTCGATCAGTTCGAACTGGCGCATGATCGGTGCGCGCTTGGTATCAGACAATGCAGGGCCTTCAGACGACTTCGGCGCCGCCTCGGGAAGAGACGACGCCGATGTGTTGTCTTGCAGATTCGCGGCGGGGTCCATCGGCGTGTCCATCTGAGGCCGCGCCGTGCGCCTGGCTACCTTGGTGACCGGGTCGGTCGTCAGTAGCGCTCCTCCTGGCCCCCGTCGCGGTCGCTTTGCAGCGCACGGATCAGTTCGGCTTCGGCCATGTTCATGTGCTGCGGCTCGGCCAGCAGGGCCACGACTTCGGCTTCGTCCTCAGCCTCGGTGCGCTCATCGACGCGTTGCAGGGTGGTGATGATGTTCTCGCGCAGTTCTTCCGGCACGACGGTTTCGTCGGCCAGTTCGCGCAGGGCCACGACCGGGTTCTTGTCGTTGTCGCGGTCCAGCGTCAGCGCGGCGCCGTTGGCGATGTTGCGGGCGCGGTGGCCGGCCAGCAGAACCAGACCAAAGCGGTTCGGCACCTTTTCGATGCAGTCTTCGACAGTGACGCGGGCCATGAAAATCCTCTGGCGGCAGGGAGAACCGCACAAAATATAGGTTGAAAGCCGATTGTGCAACGCCGCGAAGGCGTCATTGAGGCGGATCGGCGTCCGTCATCTCTCCCCTCGCCCGACAGCCCGCCCCGCGTCAAGCCCTGTGCAGAGGGAAGGCGTCGCGCCCGACCGGCGCCGCCGCCGCCAGATCGCGCGCCATGCGGCCGCACACGGGGTGCCTCCACTCGGGCGCCAGCTCGGCCAGCGGTCCCATGACGAACAGCCGTTCGGCCGCGCGCGGGTGCGGCAGGATCAGCCCATCCAGGTCGCCGCTCAGCCGTCCATAGGCGATCAGATCCAGATCCAGGGTGCGCGGCGCGTTGCGCGTCGTGCGCACCCGCCCGCAGACATCCTCGATCCGCGCCAGGGTCCACATCAGGGTCCGGGCGTCCTGGGCGGTGCTGACGATCGCCACGCCGTTCAGGAACGGCGGATCGGTCGGATCGGGCCAGGCCTGCGACGACCACCAGGAGGACCGCGCCAGCACGTCGATCCCCTCGGCGCGAAATCGGGCCAGGCCCGCCTCCAGCGCCTCGACGCAGGACGACCATGCGCCCTTGTCATTGCAGCCCAGGGCGACGATGACTGCGTCATCCAGACCAGACGCCGTTTCGGCCGCGTCGTTCCGGGCGTTCATTTTCTCGATCATTCCGACGGACTCATTTTCTTCATGACCGACCATCCCGACGACCGCATCGCCCTGTTCATCGACGGCGCCAACCTCTATTCGGCGGCTCGCGCCCTGAACTGCGATCTGGACTTCAAGAAACTGTCTCAGCGCTTCACCGGCGAGGGCCGGCTGATCCGCGCATATTATTACACAGCGGTGATCGAGGGCGAGGAATTCTCGCCGATCCGCCCCCTGGTCGACTGGCTCGACTACAACGGCTTCACCGTCGTGACCAAGCCGGTCAAACGCTATGTCGATGCCCAAGGCCACAGCCGCACCAAGGGCAATATGGACATAGAGATCGCGGTCGACATGCTGGAACTGGCGCCGCGCCTCGACCACGCCGTGCTGTTCTCCGGCGACGGCGACTTCCGCCGTCTGGTGCAGGCCATGCAGGCCAAGGGCGTGCGCGTCACCGTCGTCTCGACGGTCAAGAGCCAGCCGCCCCAGATTTCGGACGACCTGCGCCGTCAGGCGGACGCCTTCATCGACCTGGCCGACATCGTCAATGAGGTGGGCAAGCCCAAGGCTCCGATGAATCAGGGCGTGACCCGCACCCTGGATCGGAACGACCGCGCGTGAGCGTTCCTCTGACCCCGGAGCCGTCCCGCGACTGCCCCCTGTGCCCGCGGCTGGTCGCCTATCGGGCCGAGAACGCGCGCCAGAACCCGGACTGGTGGAACGGCCCCGCGCCCTCGTTCGGCGACCCGAACGCGCGCCTGCTGATCGCAGGTCTGGCGCCCGGCCGCACCGGCGCCAACCGCACCGGCCGCCCCTTCACCGGGGACCACGCAGGCTGGCTGCTGTACGACACGCTGAAGAAGACCGGCTTCGCTGAAGGCCGATATGATCCGAACGGCGACGACGACCTGCGGCTGATCGACTGCATGATCACCAACGCCGTGCGCTGCGCCCCGCCGCAGAACAAGCCGACGGCGACGGAGGAGAACACCTGCCGGCCCTTCCTGGTGGACCGGCTGGCCGCCCTGCCCCGCCTGAAGGTGATCGTCACGCTGGGCGACGTGTCCCGGCGCAGCATCCTGCGGACGCTGGGCTATCCCGGCTCGGCCATTCCGGCCGGACATGGGGTCGAGGGCAAGGTCGGCGACTATACGCTGATCAACAGTTATCATTGCTCGCGGCTGAACACGAACACCGGCCGACTGACCGCCGAGATGTTCGAGGACATCTTCCGGCGCGCGAAAGCGGCGCTGGAGGAATAACGCAAAGCCTTCCCCTCCCCATTGCATGGGGAGGACATCAGCCCCCGGCGATCTCGCCTGCGACCATCACCGGGGCGGCGGGTTCGCGGAAATAGCGGTCGATGCCCTCGGCGACCGAGCGCATCAGGCGGCGGCGGGCGCGTTCGTCGGTCAGGACGCGCTCGTCTTCCGGATTGGTGATGAAGCCCATCTCCAGCAGCACGGCGGGCACGTCGGGCGCCAGCAGCACCGCCAGACCCGCGTCGCGGTGGCTGCGGCGCAGCAGGGGATGGTTGTCGCCCTCGATATGGGTCAGCAGCACCCGCGCGAACTGGGCCGAGCGGTTCTGGGTGGCGCGCTGGGTCATGTCCAGCAGGATGCGGTCGACCGAGGGATCGCGCCCCGGCAGGCGCAGGTCGCGCTGCCAGTCTTCGCCCTTGGTGAACTCGCGCACGGCCCGTCCGGCGCCCTGTTCGGACAGGGTGTAGACGCTGGCGCCGCGCAGGGCCGGATCAGAACCGGCGTCGGCGTGCAGCGAGATGAACAGGTCCGCGCCCGCATCGCGCGCCACCTGAACCCGGCGGCCGTGAGCGACATAGACGTCGCCGTCTCGCGTCAGCCGCACGCGATAACGGCCGGTGCGCTCCAGCGCGGCCTTCAACTCCTGAGCGGCGGCCAGGGTGACGGCCTTTTCCTGAACATGCTGGCCTTGCGCGCCCGGATCGCGGCCGCCGTGGCCTGCGTCGATGACGATGAGGGGCTTTTCAGCCCGAACCTGTTCGCGCCGCGGGGCGACGGCGGGCGCAGCGGCCGCGCCGGTCGCCTTCAGGTCGATGACATAGCGATAGTGAGCCACCCCATCGCCGGGCGGCAGCAGGAAACGGCGCTCGATCTCCGCGCCGCGCGCCAGGTCCAACCGCACGCGCGACGAAGAGCCCGAAGCCGACACCTCATAGCCGCGCACCAGCCCAGAGCCTGAACCGTCCAGCCCACGCCCCGGCTGAACGCCCGACAGCGCCAGGATCACCCGCCCCGACGACCCGTCCTCAATCACCTGACCGCGCGTGCTGCGGCCCAGATCGACGACGATGCGGGTGCGCTGGGCGTCGCCGCCGAAGCGCAGGCGCATGACCTCTCCGTCCGGCCCGAAAGCCAGCCCGCGTCCCGCCGCCAGCACGACGACGCACACGACGACAACGGCCACGGCCGTCATCGCCCATTCGCGGACGCCCCAAAGGGCGAGATTGTCACGCCACCGACCGGCCATGAACCGAAGTTACCCTGTAGTTTGTCCTTGCAGGATGCCGCCGCAGTTTAAGGATTTCGTTAAGACCTCTTATCGTCGCGGTTCTTTTATTTTCCGCCGCATGTGCCTATTATGAGTTCCGCATGCGACTGATCGCGCCGCCCGCAGTTCTGCGGGACCGGCCGCGCCCTCCTCGCGGCGTTGACTTTCACCTATTCCGAGGATCGCCCGGCCTGGCCGACGATCCGGAGAACGGGTTCAGGACGCAGCCTTGATCGGCGCGTTCGGGCCCAGGACCGACAACCTTATGGGCCACTACGCCTGCGATCCTCTTCGGCAAGACCTTGCCGCACTCGCTTTCTGCGAGGGGATGACGCGCGCCCCGGCCCCCATTTCCATTCGGCGAGCCGCCCCCATTCCCGCGATTGAACTCGCGGCGCACGGCCTGGCGCGCCTGAGAGAGACCCTTCATGTCAAAAACCATGTTGATCGACGCGGCGCACGCGGAAGAAACGCGCGTCGCGATCGTAGACGGCCGCCAGGTTGAGGAATTCGATTTCGAATCCCGCGCGCGTCGCCAGCTTCGCGGGAACATCTATCTCGCCAAGGTCACACGCGTAGAGCCAAGCCTGCAGGCCGCCTTCGTCGAGTACGGCGGCAACCGCCACGGCTTCCTCGCCTTCAACGAAATTCACCCCGACTACTATCAGATCCCGGTCGCCGACCGCGAAGCCATCATGGCCGAAGCGCAGTCGGACGACGACGACGATCACGATGATCTGGGCCGCGAGAGCGACGACGGCGAATCGGAAGGCGGCCTGGCCGACGAGGAGCGCCTGAAGCGTCGCCTGATGCGCCGCTACAAGATCCAGGACGTCATCAAGCGCCGTCAGATCCTGCTGGTGCAGGTCGTCAAGGACGAGCGCGGCGCCAAGGGCGCGGCGCTGACCACCTGGCTGTCGCTGGCCGGCCGCTACTGCGTGCTGATGCCCAACACCGGCAAGGGCGGCGGCATCTCGCGCAAGATCACCAACACCTCGGACCGTCGCCGCCTGAAGGCCGCCGCCGCCGCGCTGAAGGTGCCGCAGGGCATGGGCCTGATCATCCGCACGGCGGGCGCCAAGCGCACCCGCGCCGAGATCAAGCGCGACTATGAATATCTGCTGCGCCTTTGGTCGACGATCCGCGAGACGACGCTGAGCTCCAACGCGCCGGCGATGATCTACGAGGAAGAAAACCTGGTCCGTCGCGCCGTGCGCGACATGTACGACAAGGACTTCGACGGCATTCAGGTCGAGGGCGTCGAGGGCTTCAAACAGGCGCGCGATTTCATGCGCGTGCTGATGCCCTCCCAGGCCAAGAAAATTCATCTCTATCAAGGCTCGCGCCCGCTGTTCGCCGCGAACGGCATCGAAGAGGTGCTGGCCCAGATTCACCAGCCGGTCGTGCCGCTGAAGTCGGGCGGCTATCTGGTCATCAACCAGACCGAGGCCCTGGTGGCCATCGACGTGAACTCGGGCCGCTCCACCAAGGAGCGCAACGTCGAGGCCACGGCCACCAAGACCAACATGGAAGCCGCCGTCGAGGCCGCCCGCCAGCTGCGCCTGCGCGACCTGGCCGGTCTGATCGTCATCGACTTCATCGACATGGACGAGGGCAAGAACAACCGCGCGGTTGAGAAGGCCGTCAAGGACGCCCTGGCCAAGGACCGCGCCCGCATCCAGATGGGCCGCATCTCGGGCTTCGGCCTGATGGAGATCAGCCGTCAGCGCCGCCGTCTGGGCGTGATCGAAGGCGCCACCGAGGTCTGCGAATGCTGCCAGGGCGCCGGACGCGTCCGCTCGGCCGAATCGGCGGCCCTGACCACCCTGCGCGCCGTCGACATCGAGGCCGGCAAGAACGGCGCGGGTTCGGTGAACCTGCGCGTCTCGACCGCCGTGGCGCTGTACATCCTGAACCACAAGCGCGCCTATCTGCAGTCCCTGCTGGAACAGCGCGGGTTGAACGTCGTCATCCAGATCGACGACAGCCTGGCTCAGGGCGAGCACTCGATCGAGCGCACCGAAACCAACGAGGACTTCGTCACGCCGGAAAGCCACATCGACCTGGCCGACCTGGACGACGGCTTCGACGACAGCGCCTTCGACGATGAAGACGAGGATCACGACGAGGACGAGGACTTCGGCGACGATCAGAACGAGGCCGAACTGGAGTCTGAAGACGAGGACGACGACGAAAGCCGCGCTCGTCAGGAACAGGACGATGACGGCCGTGGCGGCCGTCGCCGCCGTCGCCGTCGCGGCGGAGGTCGGGAGGATGAAGCCGAAGCCGTCGTCGCAGAAGACGATGACGACGGGCGCGGCGGTCGCCGTCGCCGGGGCCGCCGCGGCGGTCGCCGGGTTCGCGAGGAAGGCGAACGCGACGTCTTCACCTGGGTGCGCGGCCGTACGCCGTCGCTGCAGGATCCCTATGT
Above is a window of Brevundimonas naejangsanensis DNA encoding:
- the rpoZ gene encoding DNA-directed RNA polymerase subunit omega; translation: MARVTVEDCIEKVPNRFGLVLLAGHRARNIANGAALTLDRDNDKNPVVALRELADETVVPEELRENIITTLQRVDERTEAEDEAEVVALLAEPQHMNMAEAELIRALQSDRDGGQEERY
- a CDS encoding uracil-DNA glycosylase yields the protein MSVPLTPEPSRDCPLCPRLVAYRAENARQNPDWWNGPAPSFGDPNARLLIAGLAPGRTGANRTGRPFTGDHAGWLLYDTLKKTGFAEGRYDPNGDDDLRLIDCMITNAVRCAPPQNKPTATEENTCRPFLVDRLAALPRLKVIVTLGDVSRRSILRTLGYPGSAIPAGHGVEGKVGDYTLINSYHCSRLNTNTGRLTAEMFEDIFRRAKAALEE
- the folK gene encoding 2-amino-4-hydroxy-6-hydroxymethyldihydropteridine diphosphokinase, with the translated sequence MIEKMNARNDAAETASGLDDAVIVALGCNDKGAWSSCVEALEAGLARFRAEGIDVLARSSWWSSQAWPDPTDPPFLNGVAIVSTAQDARTLMWTLARIEDVCGRVRTTRNAPRTLDLDLIAYGRLSGDLDGLILPHPRAAERLFVMGPLAELAPEWRHPVCGRMARDLAAAAPVGRDAFPLHRA
- a CDS encoding NYN domain-containing protein, which gives rise to MTDHPDDRIALFIDGANLYSAARALNCDLDFKKLSQRFTGEGRLIRAYYYTAVIEGEEFSPIRPLVDWLDYNGFTVVTKPVKRYVDAQGHSRTKGNMDIEIAVDMLELAPRLDHAVLFSGDGDFRRLVQAMQAKGVRVTVVSTVKSQPPQISDDLRRQADAFIDLADIVNEVGKPKAPMNQGVTRTLDRNDRA
- a CDS encoding Rne/Rng family ribonuclease, which gives rise to MSKTMLIDAAHAEETRVAIVDGRQVEEFDFESRARRQLRGNIYLAKVTRVEPSLQAAFVEYGGNRHGFLAFNEIHPDYYQIPVADREAIMAEAQSDDDDDHDDLGRESDDGESEGGLADEERLKRRLMRRYKIQDVIKRRQILLVQVVKDERGAKGAALTTWLSLAGRYCVLMPNTGKGGGISRKITNTSDRRRLKAAAAALKVPQGMGLIIRTAGAKRTRAEIKRDYEYLLRLWSTIRETTLSSNAPAMIYEEENLVRRAVRDMYDKDFDGIQVEGVEGFKQARDFMRVLMPSQAKKIHLYQGSRPLFAANGIEEVLAQIHQPVVPLKSGGYLVINQTEALVAIDVNSGRSTKERNVEATATKTNMEAAVEAARQLRLRDLAGLIVIDFIDMDEGKNNRAVEKAVKDALAKDRARIQMGRISGFGLMEISRQRRRLGVIEGATEVCECCQGAGRVRSAESAALTTLRAVDIEAGKNGAGSVNLRVSTAVALYILNHKRAYLQSLLEQRGLNVVIQIDDSLAQGEHSIERTETNEDFVTPESHIDLADLDDGFDDSAFDDEDEDHDEDEDFGDDQNEAELESEDEDDDESRARQEQDDDGRGGRRRRRRRGGGREDEAEAVVAEDDDDGRGGRRRRGRRGGRRVREEGERDVFTWVRGRTPSLQDPYVWFDPINPAPVRAERVAEDDAERSHEPRDVHAEQATEGEGRNGRSRRRRGRGRGRGEVTHEAKVEDRAVNEGLPPVGSPDTPIAVVIDDETSNASPETATEAAPVLEPVEAPKRRRVRRKVTSAIAEELNEVAAEELNEVAAEQQAEAAAPEAIAAEAEAAAEAEQSTPVPAELDVTPAVAARIEQAIEEVLAEEAVVLAEPVTAPTPEVDIAAIIAEDPNQIVAPPTKPKRGWWRR
- a CDS encoding N-acetylmuramoyl-L-alanine amidase family protein, with product MAGRWRDNLALWGVREWAMTAVAVVVVCVVVLAAGRGLAFGPDGEVMRLRFGGDAQRTRIVVDLGRSTRGQVIEDGSSGRVILALSGVQPGRGLDGSGSGLVRGYEVSASGSSSRVRLDLARGAEIERRFLLPPGDGVAHYRYVIDLKATGAAAAPAVAPRREQVRAEKPLIVIDAGHGGRDPGAQGQHVQEKAVTLAAAQELKAALERTGRYRVRLTRDGDVYVAHGRRVQVARDAGADLFISLHADAGSDPALRGASVYTLSEQGAGRAVREFTKGEDWQRDLRLPGRDPSVDRILLDMTQRATQNRSAQFARVLLTHIEGDNHPLLRRSHRDAGLAVLLAPDVPAVLLEMGFITNPEDERVLTDERARRRLMRSVAEGIDRYFREPAAPVMVAGEIAGG
- a CDS encoding RelA/SpoT family protein, yielding MRQFELIEAVKAYDPTADEALLNRAYVYAMKMHGSQLRASGDPYFAHPIQVAGILTDYRLDTATIVTALLHDVVEDTSATRDDIAAMFGEEIAVLVEGVTKLSRLELQAEHTRQAENLRKFILAISKDVRVLLVKLADRLHNMRTLHFVKPEKRERISRETLEVYAPLGRSIGIHSIAAELEELAFEHLNATARVAIQRRLEALKLENGSAIEAVSPEIERVLAEAGVQARVKGREKTPYSIWRKLQRKTVGFSSLSDIYGFRVIVESEDDCYRALGVIHRAWPMVPERFKDFISTPKSNNYRSLHTTVVGPGGLRIEMQIRTEAMDRVAEDGVAAHWRYKNSSYGFDREAMEADGGRDPLLNLRHLVQVIEHGEGGEDWVEHAKLEMYLDQVFVFTPKGTLITLPRGGMPLDFAYAVHTEVGDTAVGVKINGELKPMRTALQNGDVVEIIRGTKREVPTDWRSLTVTGRARSAIRRHIRTSEREEFVRLGKTTLEQTLERAGKSLAEVKLTEVLKTFAMPSEEDMFDAIGRGRLAATRVAETLFPALKGQLKAGPERKRIGEESPRLFVRGGGLTPGVSIHFGQCCSPVPGDRIVGILEPDKGLTVHTIDCQTLADFADDDSVWQDLQWTPQAERSAVGSVKLHATLTNTRGVLGQVASIIGEAGGNILNLSMAHRQHDFYDVDIDVEVEDARHATMIIAALRANPYVDTVDRARG